The following are encoded together in the Acipenser ruthenus chromosome 24, fAciRut3.2 maternal haplotype, whole genome shotgun sequence genome:
- the LOC117429905 gene encoding WD repeat-containing protein 76-like isoform X3, producing MRRRSVRIACRPPRQLVTDSTNESSDSEAHVQSKKRRLLGAGARARGQLRNVSPKAGCSPESDPQNQTPYSSLKSRTRAACPEKASITVEVPSGSDSESHSSEDDGSLGPGGLSAYELKRLKNIQQNKAFFSFLNIQETTDALRAFSRKSKPQTQGLKRPQLAPVNAVATRKSLRLQRLDPVEAPVPEQQDFEEEKTLNQSGPIEMVPVNLGANGRLPQSFLDCWNEPYKCANVTQKVNLNGYKSSLIGMTLQEDHVAKVVKNHIFSVAVHPCTSTVLVAAGDKWGRVGLWDVNSDYGDDGVYLFEPHSRPVCCMYFSASHPAHLLTLSYDGTIRCADVNKAIFDDVYQREEPLSCFDFLSKDGSTLIAGACNGNVMVVDRRAQSMSHELLTELDIMVIRTVHVHPVDNNYFMVAGKGSVCIYDARCLKPKGSRSVASLQGHTKTVNSAYFSPLSGNRVLTTCMDDRLRVYDSTRFCLDVPLLASIRHNNNTGCWLTKFRAVWNPTLEDCFVVGSMAQPRQIEMFHESGSLLHTFRGDCLGSVCSINAFHPSRSVLVAGNSSGRLHVFMG from the exons ATGAGGCGGAGGTCTGTGCGCATTGCCTGCCGCCCGCCCAGGCAACTAGTGACTGACTCTACCAACGAAAGCAGCGATTCCGAAGCCCACGTTCAAAGCAAGAAAAGGAGGTTACTTGGTGCTGGGGCAAGGGCAAGAGGACAGCTCCGAAATGTGTCGCCGAAGGCAGGGTGCAGCCCTGAAAGTGACCCCCAAAACCAGACACCGTATTCCAGCTTAAAATCCAGGACGAGGGCAGCTTGTCCAGAGAAAGCCTCAATAACCGTGGAAGTGCCTTCGGGCAGTGACAGCGAATCACACAGCAGTGAGGACGACGGGTCT TTAGGACCAGGAGGTCTGTCTGCCTACGAACTGAAGCGGTTGAAGAATATCCAGCAAAATAAAGCCTTTTTCTCATTTCTTAACATTCAAGAG actACTGATGCATTGCGAGCCTTCTCCCGTAAGAGCAAACCACAAACACAAGGACTCAAACG ACCTCAGCTTGCCCCTGTGAATGCTGTAGCGACTCGGAAGTCACTGCGTCTGCAGAGACTTGACCCGGTGGAGGCCCCTGTGCCGGAGCAGCAGGACTTTGAAGAAGAAAAG ACCTTGAACCAATCAGGGCCTATCGAAATGGTGCCTGTCAACCTGGGAGCAAACGGCCGACTGCCTCAGAGTTTCTTGGACTGCTGGAATGAG CCATACAAATGTGCAAATGTAACGCAAAAAGTCAATTTAAACGG GTACAAGTCGAGCCTAATTGGAATGACCCTCCAGGAAGACCACGTGGCTAAAGTTGTGAAAAATCACATCTTCTCTGTGGCAGTGCATCCCTGTACCAGCACAGTGCTGGTGGCTGCTGGAGATAAGTGGGGGCGTGTGGGACTCTGGGATGTG AACAGTGATTATGGTGACGATGGAGTGTACCTCTTTGAGCCCCACAGCAGGCCTGTGTGCTGCATGTACTTTTCAGCTTCCCACCCAGCCCACCTGCTCACGCTCAGCTACGACGGGACCATTCGCTGTGCCGACGTCAATAAAGCCATCTTTGATGAT GTATACCAAAGGGAAGAACCTTTGTCTTGCTTTGATTTCCTTTCGAAAGACGGCTCCACCCTGATAGCTGGGGCCTGTAATGGGAATGTCATGGTCGTTGACAGAAGAGCACAGAG CATGTCCCATGAGCTGTTGACTGAGCTTGACATCATGGTGATCAGGACTGTGCATGTGCATCCAGTGGACAACAATTATTTCATGGTTGCGGGGAAAGg GAGCGTGTGCATTTATGATGCCCGATGCCTGAAACCCAAAGGCAGCAGGTCTGTGGCCTCCCTGCAGGGACACACCAAGACTGTGAATTCAGCTtacttctctcctctctctgggaACAGAGTGCTGACCACCTGTATGGACGACCGACTCAG GGTATATGATTCCACCCGGTTCTGCTTGGATGTTCCTCTTTTGGCTTCCATTAG GCACAACAACAACACTGGTTGCTGGTTGACCAAGTTCCGTGCCGTGTGGAACCCCACACTGGAGGACTGCTTCGTGGTTGGCAGCATGGCCCAGCCACGGCAGATTGAGATGTTCCACGAGTCCGGCTCCCTGCTCCACACCTTCCGTGGGGATTGCCTTGGCTCCGTGTGCTCCATCAACGCCTTTCACCCCAGCAGGAGTGTCCTGGTCGCGGGTAACTCCAGCGGCCGGCTCCATGTCTTCATGGGCTAA
- the LOC117429905 gene encoding WD repeat-containing protein 76-like isoform X2 produces MPIDKAERRYDVKDPFVKLQKIQKQAIGNMRRRSVRIACRPPRQLVTDSTNESSDSEAHVQSKKRRLLGAGARARGQLRNVSPKAGCSPESDPQNQTPYSSLKSRTRAACPEKASITVEVPSGSDSESHSSEDDGSLGPGGLSAYELKRLKNIQQNKAFFSFLNIQETTDALRAFSRKSKPQTQGLKRPQLAPVNAVATRKSLRLQRLDPVEAPVPEQQDFEEEKTLNQSGPIEMVPVNLGANGRLPQSFLDCWNEPYKCANVTQKVNLNGYKSSLIGMTLQEDHVAKVVKNHIFSVAVHPCTSTVLVAAGDKWGRVGLWDVNSDYGDDGVYLFEPHSRPVCCMYFSASHPAHLLTLSYDGTIRCADVNKAIFDDVYQREEPLSCFDFLSKDGSTLIAGACNGNVMVVDRRAQSMSHELLTELDIMVIRTVHVHPVDNNYFMVAGKGSVCIYDARCLKPKGSRSVASLQGHTKTVNSAYFSPLSGNRVLTTCMDDRLRVYDSTRFCLDVPLLASIRHNNNTGCWLTKFRAVWNPTLEDCFVVGSMAQPRQIEMFHESGSLLHTFRGDCLGSVCSINAFHPSRSVLVAGNSSGRLHVFMG; encoded by the exons ATGCCCATAGATAAAGCTGAACGGCGTTACGATGTAAAAGACCCTTTCGTTAAACTGCAAAAGATACAG AAGCAGGCCATTGGAAACATGAGGCGGAGGTCTGTGCGCATTGCCTGCCGCCCGCCCAGGCAACTAGTGACTGACTCTACCAACGAAAGCAGCGATTCCGAAGCCCACGTTCAAAGCAAGAAAAGGAGGTTACTTGGTGCTGGGGCAAGGGCAAGAGGACAGCTCCGAAATGTGTCGCCGAAGGCAGGGTGCAGCCCTGAAAGTGACCCCCAAAACCAGACACCGTATTCCAGCTTAAAATCCAGGACGAGGGCAGCTTGTCCAGAGAAAGCCTCAATAACCGTGGAAGTGCCTTCGGGCAGTGACAGCGAATCACACAGCAGTGAGGACGACGGGTCT TTAGGACCAGGAGGTCTGTCTGCCTACGAACTGAAGCGGTTGAAGAATATCCAGCAAAATAAAGCCTTTTTCTCATTTCTTAACATTCAAGAG actACTGATGCATTGCGAGCCTTCTCCCGTAAGAGCAAACCACAAACACAAGGACTCAAACG ACCTCAGCTTGCCCCTGTGAATGCTGTAGCGACTCGGAAGTCACTGCGTCTGCAGAGACTTGACCCGGTGGAGGCCCCTGTGCCGGAGCAGCAGGACTTTGAAGAAGAAAAG ACCTTGAACCAATCAGGGCCTATCGAAATGGTGCCTGTCAACCTGGGAGCAAACGGCCGACTGCCTCAGAGTTTCTTGGACTGCTGGAATGAG CCATACAAATGTGCAAATGTAACGCAAAAAGTCAATTTAAACGG GTACAAGTCGAGCCTAATTGGAATGACCCTCCAGGAAGACCACGTGGCTAAAGTTGTGAAAAATCACATCTTCTCTGTGGCAGTGCATCCCTGTACCAGCACAGTGCTGGTGGCTGCTGGAGATAAGTGGGGGCGTGTGGGACTCTGGGATGTG AACAGTGATTATGGTGACGATGGAGTGTACCTCTTTGAGCCCCACAGCAGGCCTGTGTGCTGCATGTACTTTTCAGCTTCCCACCCAGCCCACCTGCTCACGCTCAGCTACGACGGGACCATTCGCTGTGCCGACGTCAATAAAGCCATCTTTGATGAT GTATACCAAAGGGAAGAACCTTTGTCTTGCTTTGATTTCCTTTCGAAAGACGGCTCCACCCTGATAGCTGGGGCCTGTAATGGGAATGTCATGGTCGTTGACAGAAGAGCACAGAG CATGTCCCATGAGCTGTTGACTGAGCTTGACATCATGGTGATCAGGACTGTGCATGTGCATCCAGTGGACAACAATTATTTCATGGTTGCGGGGAAAGg GAGCGTGTGCATTTATGATGCCCGATGCCTGAAACCCAAAGGCAGCAGGTCTGTGGCCTCCCTGCAGGGACACACCAAGACTGTGAATTCAGCTtacttctctcctctctctgggaACAGAGTGCTGACCACCTGTATGGACGACCGACTCAG GGTATATGATTCCACCCGGTTCTGCTTGGATGTTCCTCTTTTGGCTTCCATTAG GCACAACAACAACACTGGTTGCTGGTTGACCAAGTTCCGTGCCGTGTGGAACCCCACACTGGAGGACTGCTTCGTGGTTGGCAGCATGGCCCAGCCACGGCAGATTGAGATGTTCCACGAGTCCGGCTCCCTGCTCCACACCTTCCGTGGGGATTGCCTTGGCTCCGTGTGCTCCATCAACGCCTTTCACCCCAGCAGGAGTGTCCTGGTCGCGGGTAACTCCAGCGGCCGGCTCCATGTCTTCATGGGCTAA
- the LOC117964261 gene encoding FERM domain-containing protein 5 isoform X3, protein MKSQPPFTMCFRVKFYPPDPATLKEEITRYLVFLQIKRDLYHGRLLCKTSDAAMLAAHILQAEIGDYDPGKHPEGYSSKFQFFPKHSEKLERRITEVHKTELSGQTPDASEFNFLQKAQMLETYGVDPHPCKDVSGNPAFLAFTPFGFAVLQGNRRIHFLKWNEVTKLKFEGKTFHIYANQREDKKIILTYFAPTPEACKHLWKCGVENQAFYKLEKSSQVRTVSSSNLFFKGSRFRFSGRVAKEVMEQSAKIKREPPEIHRAGLVPSRSCPSITHGPRLSSVPRTRRRAVHISIMEGLESLRDSAHSTPVRSASHGDSFMPRSRSLMTDSSEGAAIISDEVYSPSDSVLPTPVAEHSLELAISRQINGAPCSIEEEKESEAGTPIVREAVEFGPDGKALSSDSAGGAGPGSACEVEQVNTFVLSVLRLLLVTIGLLFVLLLLLIVLTESDLDVAFLRDIRQTPEFEQFHYEYFCPLRRWFACRFRALAGLLIDT, encoded by the exons ATGAAAT CTCAGCCACCGTTCACCATGTGTTTCCGAGTCAAGTTCTACCCTCCTGACCCAGCTACTTTGAAAGAAGAAATAACCAG ATATTTAGTCTTCCTGCAGATCAAGCGAGATTTATACCACGGTCGCCTGCTGTGCAAGACTTCCGATGCTGCGATGCTAGCCGCCCATATCCTGCAAG CTGAAATCGGGGACTATGACCCTGGGAAGCACCCTGAGGGCTACAGCTCTAAGTTCCAGTTCTTCCCCAAACACTCTGAGAAGCTGGAGAGGAGGATCACGGAGGTTCATAAAACAGAACTGAG CGGACAGACGCCTGATGCATCGGAGTTCAACTTCCTCCAGAAAGCCCAGATGCTGGAGACGTACGGCGTGGATCCCCATCCCTGTAAG GACGTGTCGGGAAATCCAGCCTTCCTGGCCTTCACTCCTTTTGGATTTGCAGTGTTGCAGGGAAACAGAAGGATCCATTTTCTAAAGTG GAACGAAGTGACGAAGCTGAAGTTTGAAGGGAAGACATTCCATATATATGCAAATCAGAGGGAG GACAAAAAGATCATTTTAACTTACTTTGCACCGACACCTGAAGCCTGCAAGCACCTCTGGAAATGCGGCGTGGAAAACCAGGCCTTCTACAA GCTGGAGAAGTCAAGTCAGGTGCGCACGGTGTCCAGCAGTAACCTGTTCTTTAAGGGAAGTCGGTTCCGATTCAG CGGCAGAGTTGCAAAAGAAGTGATGGAGCAAAGTGCAAAAATCAAACGAGAGCCTCCTGAAATACACAG ggcagggctggtgcccAGTCGGAGCTGCCCCTCTATCACTCACGGGCCTCGGCTCAGCAGCGTCCCCCGAACTCGCAGGAGAGCTGTGCACATCTCAATCATGGAAG GTCTGGAATCGCTGCGTGACAGCGCCCACTCCACCCCGGTGCGCTCGGCTTCGCACGGAGACTCCTTCATGCCCCGCTCCCGGAGCCTCATGACGGACAGCAGCGAAGGGGCGGCTATCATCTCAGACGAGGTCTACAGCCCCTCGGACAGCGTGCTCCCCACGCCCGTGGCCGAACACAGCCTAGAGCTGGCCATCTCGCGGCAGATCAACGGTGCCCCCTGCAGCATTGAGGAGGAGAAGGAGTCCGAGGCCGGCACCCCCATAGTCAGGGAGGCGGTCGAGTTCGGGCCCGATGGCAAAGCCCTGAGCTCGGATAGTGCTGGCGGGGCAGGGCCGGGGTCTGCGTGCGAGGTGGAACAGGTGAATACGTTTGTTTTAAGTGTCCTCCGTTTACTCCTTGTGACCATTGGACTCCTCTTTGTCTTGCTCCTTCTCCTCATCGTTCTTACCGAGTCTGACCTTGACGTTGCATTTTTACGTGATATTCGGCAGACCCCTGAGTTTGAGCAGTTCCATTACGAATACTTTTGTCCCCTCAGGCGATGGTTTGCCTGCAGGTTCCGCGCCCTGGCCGGCCTGCTCATTGACACGTGA
- the LOC117429905 gene encoding WD repeat-containing protein 76-like isoform X1 produces MPIDKAERRYDVKDPFVKLQKIQVQTPLQKQAIGNMRRRSVRIACRPPRQLVTDSTNESSDSEAHVQSKKRRLLGAGARARGQLRNVSPKAGCSPESDPQNQTPYSSLKSRTRAACPEKASITVEVPSGSDSESHSSEDDGSLGPGGLSAYELKRLKNIQQNKAFFSFLNIQETTDALRAFSRKSKPQTQGLKRPQLAPVNAVATRKSLRLQRLDPVEAPVPEQQDFEEEKTLNQSGPIEMVPVNLGANGRLPQSFLDCWNEPYKCANVTQKVNLNGYKSSLIGMTLQEDHVAKVVKNHIFSVAVHPCTSTVLVAAGDKWGRVGLWDVNSDYGDDGVYLFEPHSRPVCCMYFSASHPAHLLTLSYDGTIRCADVNKAIFDDVYQREEPLSCFDFLSKDGSTLIAGACNGNVMVVDRRAQSMSHELLTELDIMVIRTVHVHPVDNNYFMVAGKGSVCIYDARCLKPKGSRSVASLQGHTKTVNSAYFSPLSGNRVLTTCMDDRLRVYDSTRFCLDVPLLASIRHNNNTGCWLTKFRAVWNPTLEDCFVVGSMAQPRQIEMFHESGSLLHTFRGDCLGSVCSINAFHPSRSVLVAGNSSGRLHVFMG; encoded by the exons ATGCCCATAGATAAAGCTGAACGGCGTTACGATGTAAAAGACCCTTTCGTTAAACTGCAAAAGATACAG GTGCAAACCCCATTGCAGAAGCAGGCCATTGGAAACATGAGGCGGAGGTCTGTGCGCATTGCCTGCCGCCCGCCCAGGCAACTAGTGACTGACTCTACCAACGAAAGCAGCGATTCCGAAGCCCACGTTCAAAGCAAGAAAAGGAGGTTACTTGGTGCTGGGGCAAGGGCAAGAGGACAGCTCCGAAATGTGTCGCCGAAGGCAGGGTGCAGCCCTGAAAGTGACCCCCAAAACCAGACACCGTATTCCAGCTTAAAATCCAGGACGAGGGCAGCTTGTCCAGAGAAAGCCTCAATAACCGTGGAAGTGCCTTCGGGCAGTGACAGCGAATCACACAGCAGTGAGGACGACGGGTCT TTAGGACCAGGAGGTCTGTCTGCCTACGAACTGAAGCGGTTGAAGAATATCCAGCAAAATAAAGCCTTTTTCTCATTTCTTAACATTCAAGAG actACTGATGCATTGCGAGCCTTCTCCCGTAAGAGCAAACCACAAACACAAGGACTCAAACG ACCTCAGCTTGCCCCTGTGAATGCTGTAGCGACTCGGAAGTCACTGCGTCTGCAGAGACTTGACCCGGTGGAGGCCCCTGTGCCGGAGCAGCAGGACTTTGAAGAAGAAAAG ACCTTGAACCAATCAGGGCCTATCGAAATGGTGCCTGTCAACCTGGGAGCAAACGGCCGACTGCCTCAGAGTTTCTTGGACTGCTGGAATGAG CCATACAAATGTGCAAATGTAACGCAAAAAGTCAATTTAAACGG GTACAAGTCGAGCCTAATTGGAATGACCCTCCAGGAAGACCACGTGGCTAAAGTTGTGAAAAATCACATCTTCTCTGTGGCAGTGCATCCCTGTACCAGCACAGTGCTGGTGGCTGCTGGAGATAAGTGGGGGCGTGTGGGACTCTGGGATGTG AACAGTGATTATGGTGACGATGGAGTGTACCTCTTTGAGCCCCACAGCAGGCCTGTGTGCTGCATGTACTTTTCAGCTTCCCACCCAGCCCACCTGCTCACGCTCAGCTACGACGGGACCATTCGCTGTGCCGACGTCAATAAAGCCATCTTTGATGAT GTATACCAAAGGGAAGAACCTTTGTCTTGCTTTGATTTCCTTTCGAAAGACGGCTCCACCCTGATAGCTGGGGCCTGTAATGGGAATGTCATGGTCGTTGACAGAAGAGCACAGAG CATGTCCCATGAGCTGTTGACTGAGCTTGACATCATGGTGATCAGGACTGTGCATGTGCATCCAGTGGACAACAATTATTTCATGGTTGCGGGGAAAGg GAGCGTGTGCATTTATGATGCCCGATGCCTGAAACCCAAAGGCAGCAGGTCTGTGGCCTCCCTGCAGGGACACACCAAGACTGTGAATTCAGCTtacttctctcctctctctgggaACAGAGTGCTGACCACCTGTATGGACGACCGACTCAG GGTATATGATTCCACCCGGTTCTGCTTGGATGTTCCTCTTTTGGCTTCCATTAG GCACAACAACAACACTGGTTGCTGGTTGACCAAGTTCCGTGCCGTGTGGAACCCCACACTGGAGGACTGCTTCGTGGTTGGCAGCATGGCCCAGCCACGGCAGATTGAGATGTTCCACGAGTCCGGCTCCCTGCTCCACACCTTCCGTGGGGATTGCCTTGGCTCCGTGTGCTCCATCAACGCCTTTCACCCCAGCAGGAGTGTCCTGGTCGCGGGTAACTCCAGCGGCCGGCTCCATGTCTTCATGGGCTAA
- the LOC117964261 gene encoding FERM domain-containing protein 5 isoform X2 — protein sequence MLSRLMSGSMRTLDREYSCTVRLLDDTEYTCTIQRDAKGHYLFDLICHHLNLLEKDYFGIRFVDPDKQRHWLEFTKSIAKQMKSQPPFTMCFRVKFYPPDPATLKEEITRYLVFLQIKRDLYHGRLLCKTSDAAMLAAHILQAEIGDYDPGKHPEGYSSKFQFFPKHSEKLERRITEVHKTELSGQTPDASEFNFLQKAQMLETYGVDPHPCKDVSGNPAFLAFTPFGFAVLQGNRRIHFLKWNEVTKLKFEGKTFHIYANQREDKKIILTYFAPTPEACKHLWKCGVENQAFYKLEKSSQVRTVSSSNLFFKGSRFRFSGRVAKEVMEQSAKIKREPPEIHRAGLVPSRSCPSITHGPRLSSVPRTRRRAVHISIMEGLESLRDSAHSTPVRSASHGDSFMPRSRSLMTDSSEGAAIISDEVYSPSDSVLPTPVAEHSLELAISRQINGAPCSIEEEKESEAGTPIVREAVEFGPDGKALSSDSAGGAGPGSACEVEQAMVCLQVPRPGRPAH from the exons CGGGATGCAAAGGGACATTACCTGTTTGACCTCATCTGCCATCACCTAAACCTGTTAGAGAAGGATTACTTTGGAATCAGATTTGTGGATCCTGACAAGCAGAGG CATTGGTTGGAGTTTACAAAGTCAATTGCCAAACAAATGAAAT CTCAGCCACCGTTCACCATGTGTTTCCGAGTCAAGTTCTACCCTCCTGACCCAGCTACTTTGAAAGAAGAAATAACCAG ATATTTAGTCTTCCTGCAGATCAAGCGAGATTTATACCACGGTCGCCTGCTGTGCAAGACTTCCGATGCTGCGATGCTAGCCGCCCATATCCTGCAAG CTGAAATCGGGGACTATGACCCTGGGAAGCACCCTGAGGGCTACAGCTCTAAGTTCCAGTTCTTCCCCAAACACTCTGAGAAGCTGGAGAGGAGGATCACGGAGGTTCATAAAACAGAACTGAG CGGACAGACGCCTGATGCATCGGAGTTCAACTTCCTCCAGAAAGCCCAGATGCTGGAGACGTACGGCGTGGATCCCCATCCCTGTAAG GACGTGTCGGGAAATCCAGCCTTCCTGGCCTTCACTCCTTTTGGATTTGCAGTGTTGCAGGGAAACAGAAGGATCCATTTTCTAAAGTG GAACGAAGTGACGAAGCTGAAGTTTGAAGGGAAGACATTCCATATATATGCAAATCAGAGGGAG GACAAAAAGATCATTTTAACTTACTTTGCACCGACACCTGAAGCCTGCAAGCACCTCTGGAAATGCGGCGTGGAAAACCAGGCCTTCTACAA GCTGGAGAAGTCAAGTCAGGTGCGCACGGTGTCCAGCAGTAACCTGTTCTTTAAGGGAAGTCGGTTCCGATTCAG CGGCAGAGTTGCAAAAGAAGTGATGGAGCAAAGTGCAAAAATCAAACGAGAGCCTCCTGAAATACACAG ggcagggctggtgcccAGTCGGAGCTGCCCCTCTATCACTCACGGGCCTCGGCTCAGCAGCGTCCCCCGAACTCGCAGGAGAGCTGTGCACATCTCAATCATGGAAG GTCTGGAATCGCTGCGTGACAGCGCCCACTCCACCCCGGTGCGCTCGGCTTCGCACGGAGACTCCTTCATGCCCCGCTCCCGGAGCCTCATGACGGACAGCAGCGAAGGGGCGGCTATCATCTCAGACGAGGTCTACAGCCCCTCGGACAGCGTGCTCCCCACGCCCGTGGCCGAACACAGCCTAGAGCTGGCCATCTCGCGGCAGATCAACGGTGCCCCCTGCAGCATTGAGGAGGAGAAGGAGTCCGAGGCCGGCACCCCCATAGTCAGGGAGGCGGTCGAGTTCGGGCCCGATGGCAAAGCCCTGAGCTCGGATAGTGCTGGCGGGGCAGGGCCGGGGTCTGCGTGCGAGGTGGAACAG GCGATGGTTTGCCTGCAGGTTCCGCGCCCTGGCCGGCCTGCTCATTGA
- the LOC117964261 gene encoding FERM domain-containing protein 5 isoform X1 yields the protein MLSRLMSGSMRTLDREYSCTVRLLDDTEYTCTIQRDAKGHYLFDLICHHLNLLEKDYFGIRFVDPDKQRHWLEFTKSIAKQMKSQPPFTMCFRVKFYPPDPATLKEEITRYLVFLQIKRDLYHGRLLCKTSDAAMLAAHILQAEIGDYDPGKHPEGYSSKFQFFPKHSEKLERRITEVHKTELSGQTPDASEFNFLQKAQMLETYGVDPHPCKDVSGNPAFLAFTPFGFAVLQGNRRIHFLKWNEVTKLKFEGKTFHIYANQREDKKIILTYFAPTPEACKHLWKCGVENQAFYKLEKSSQVRTVSSSNLFFKGSRFRFSGRVAKEVMEQSAKIKREPPEIHRAGLVPSRSCPSITHGPRLSSVPRTRRRAVHISIMEGLESLRDSAHSTPVRSASHGDSFMPRSRSLMTDSSEGAAIISDEVYSPSDSVLPTPVAEHSLELAISRQINGAPCSIEEEKESEAGTPIVREAVEFGPDGKALSSDSAGGAGPGSACEVEQVNTFVLSVLRLLLVTIGLLFVLLLLLIVLTESDLDVAFLRDIRQTPEFEQFHYEYFCPLRRWFACRFRALAGLLIDT from the exons CGGGATGCAAAGGGACATTACCTGTTTGACCTCATCTGCCATCACCTAAACCTGTTAGAGAAGGATTACTTTGGAATCAGATTTGTGGATCCTGACAAGCAGAGG CATTGGTTGGAGTTTACAAAGTCAATTGCCAAACAAATGAAAT CTCAGCCACCGTTCACCATGTGTTTCCGAGTCAAGTTCTACCCTCCTGACCCAGCTACTTTGAAAGAAGAAATAACCAG ATATTTAGTCTTCCTGCAGATCAAGCGAGATTTATACCACGGTCGCCTGCTGTGCAAGACTTCCGATGCTGCGATGCTAGCCGCCCATATCCTGCAAG CTGAAATCGGGGACTATGACCCTGGGAAGCACCCTGAGGGCTACAGCTCTAAGTTCCAGTTCTTCCCCAAACACTCTGAGAAGCTGGAGAGGAGGATCACGGAGGTTCATAAAACAGAACTGAG CGGACAGACGCCTGATGCATCGGAGTTCAACTTCCTCCAGAAAGCCCAGATGCTGGAGACGTACGGCGTGGATCCCCATCCCTGTAAG GACGTGTCGGGAAATCCAGCCTTCCTGGCCTTCACTCCTTTTGGATTTGCAGTGTTGCAGGGAAACAGAAGGATCCATTTTCTAAAGTG GAACGAAGTGACGAAGCTGAAGTTTGAAGGGAAGACATTCCATATATATGCAAATCAGAGGGAG GACAAAAAGATCATTTTAACTTACTTTGCACCGACACCTGAAGCCTGCAAGCACCTCTGGAAATGCGGCGTGGAAAACCAGGCCTTCTACAA GCTGGAGAAGTCAAGTCAGGTGCGCACGGTGTCCAGCAGTAACCTGTTCTTTAAGGGAAGTCGGTTCCGATTCAG CGGCAGAGTTGCAAAAGAAGTGATGGAGCAAAGTGCAAAAATCAAACGAGAGCCTCCTGAAATACACAG ggcagggctggtgcccAGTCGGAGCTGCCCCTCTATCACTCACGGGCCTCGGCTCAGCAGCGTCCCCCGAACTCGCAGGAGAGCTGTGCACATCTCAATCATGGAAG GTCTGGAATCGCTGCGTGACAGCGCCCACTCCACCCCGGTGCGCTCGGCTTCGCACGGAGACTCCTTCATGCCCCGCTCCCGGAGCCTCATGACGGACAGCAGCGAAGGGGCGGCTATCATCTCAGACGAGGTCTACAGCCCCTCGGACAGCGTGCTCCCCACGCCCGTGGCCGAACACAGCCTAGAGCTGGCCATCTCGCGGCAGATCAACGGTGCCCCCTGCAGCATTGAGGAGGAGAAGGAGTCCGAGGCCGGCACCCCCATAGTCAGGGAGGCGGTCGAGTTCGGGCCCGATGGCAAAGCCCTGAGCTCGGATAGTGCTGGCGGGGCAGGGCCGGGGTCTGCGTGCGAGGTGGAACAGGTGAATACGTTTGTTTTAAGTGTCCTCCGTTTACTCCTTGTGACCATTGGACTCCTCTTTGTCTTGCTCCTTCTCCTCATCGTTCTTACCGAGTCTGACCTTGACGTTGCATTTTTACGTGATATTCGGCAGACCCCTGAGTTTGAGCAGTTCCATTACGAATACTTTTGTCCCCTCAGGCGATGGTTTGCCTGCAGGTTCCGCGCCCTGGCCGGCCTGCTCATTGACACGTGA